From Halotia branconii CENA392, the proteins below share one genomic window:
- a CDS encoding YdcF family protein produces MRHKFTKTSSIFGYRKFRKTWQLLQKLAFGLCLIFVIWMICITITLVFASSKPVDGFFVLGGSIRREIYVAHKLTQYPQTPTLISHGSPDPCIWMIFQREAAKLQNVWLENCASSTFENFYYGIPILRRWGVHKVTLITSPSHLPRAKWMAQILLGAHGIWVETDIVEEFGIPGNRESRLKTGLDLTRSFFWAILSQIIQPQCSQVTKLADVDIQAWQSRGFKCEHQGNVER; encoded by the coding sequence ATGAGACATAAATTTACTAAAACTTCATCGATTTTTGGGTATAGGAAATTCCGTAAAACGTGGCAATTGTTACAAAAATTAGCTTTTGGTTTATGTCTAATCTTTGTCATTTGGATGATTTGCATCACTATAACCCTAGTTTTCGCTTCTTCCAAGCCAGTAGATGGATTTTTTGTATTAGGTGGTAGTATTCGCCGAGAGATCTACGTTGCTCACAAACTAACACAATATCCGCAGACCCCAACTTTAATTTCTCATGGCTCCCCAGACCCTTGTATATGGATGATTTTTCAGCGAGAAGCGGCAAAGTTACAAAATGTTTGGTTAGAAAATTGTGCAAGTTCTACTTTTGAAAATTTTTATTATGGTATTCCAATTCTGCGACGTTGGGGAGTGCATAAAGTCACGTTGATTACTTCACCAAGTCATTTACCCAGAGCTAAATGGATGGCACAAATTCTATTGGGCGCTCATGGCATTTGGGTGGAGACAGACATTGTTGAGGAGTTTGGTATTCCTGGAAATCGTGAGTCTCGGCTGAAAACTGGACTCGATTTAACGCGCAGTTTTTTTTGGGCAATTTTGAGTCAAATAATTCAACCGCAATGCTCACAGGTGACTAAATTGGCTGATGTAGATATACAAGCTTGGCAAAGTCGAGGTTTTAAATGTGAACACCAAGGGAACGTGGAAAGATAA
- a CDS encoding response regulator transcription factor yields MYTSESTKYSAGSDIGQMSRILVVEDEELIQEMLVVALEEEGYGVITAPDGRSAVEYLKSFEPTSGEFPFDLIILDLMLPQINGLDICRLLRHQGNPVPILMLSAKGSETDRVLGLEVGADDYLTKPFSMRELVARCRALLRRQRLSTMPQLPVLKYKEVTLNPQECRVSVRGQEVNLSPKEFRLLELFMSYARRVWSREQLLDQVWGPDFVGDSKTVDVHIRWLREKLEEDPSHPEYIVTVRGFGYRFG; encoded by the coding sequence ATTTATACCAGTGAATCGACCAAATACTCTGCCGGGTCTGACATCGGGCAAATGAGCCGCATTTTAGTAGTAGAAGATGAAGAATTAATTCAAGAAATGCTAGTTGTAGCATTAGAAGAAGAAGGATATGGGGTAATTACTGCCCCTGACGGGCGTTCTGCTGTCGAGTATCTGAAAAGTTTTGAACCCACCTCAGGAGAATTTCCCTTTGATTTGATTATTCTTGATTTGATGCTGCCGCAAATCAATGGGTTGGATATTTGTCGTTTACTACGTCATCAAGGAAACCCCGTACCAATTTTAATGCTCAGTGCCAAGGGTAGTGAGACTGATCGGGTTTTAGGGCTAGAAGTAGGAGCAGATGACTATCTGACCAAACCCTTTAGTATGCGGGAATTAGTGGCTCGTTGTCGGGCGTTACTGCGTCGTCAACGCTTAAGCACCATGCCACAACTACCAGTCTTAAAATATAAAGAAGTAACTTTGAATCCTCAAGAGTGCCGTGTGTCGGTTCGTGGGCAAGAGGTGAATCTTTCTCCTAAAGAATTTCGTCTGCTAGAACTATTTATGAGTTATGCTCGCCGCGTATGGTCACGGGAGCAATTGCTCGATCAAGTTTGGGGGCCGGATTTCGTTGGGGATAGTAAAACTGTAGATGTACACATTCGATGGTTGCGTGAAAAATTAGAGGAAGATCCTAGCCATCCAGAATACATTGTGACTGTAAGAGGATTTGGCTATCGGTTTGGGTAA
- a CDS encoding sensor histidine kinase encodes MLLLGFFLGLAVGVGLCIWQQIQLKRYLAREIQPLTSRSQVLLPLLPNLQKAIARLKQQRQELQQSLQTYQDLLDFAPLAYLLVDEENQLLWCNRQAREILYLQRWQLGQVRLLLELVRSYELDHLIEQTRDRQKPQTTEWVFHPPCDNAVEMPKIKSLTLRASSLPLPDGQVGVFLENRQPLVDMNQARDRSFSDLAHELRTPLTSISLVVETLQNRLEPPLNRWIDRLTQEVDRLINLVQNWLELTQMEATPDIQLRTKPVEMRSLIMSVWETLEPLAQRQKLSFSYFGPENIWIKADQARIYQVFLNLLDNSIKYSHPSSNIFVQAEILSEKDNYTDDSVSSILEINLIDSGVGFSEADLPHIFERFYRGDKARTHSPLTEGNSVKSIVGNGLGLAIVRQILLAHGGSIKAMNHPETGGAWIQLQFPEVVANSQRQDYS; translated from the coding sequence ATGCTCTTATTGGGATTTTTTCTAGGTTTGGCGGTAGGCGTTGGGTTGTGCATTTGGCAACAAATTCAGCTGAAACGTTACTTGGCGCGGGAAATCCAACCATTAACCTCCCGTTCTCAAGTGCTGTTGCCATTGCTCCCTAATTTGCAAAAGGCAATAGCAAGATTGAAGCAACAGCGCCAAGAGTTGCAGCAATCACTGCAAACTTACCAAGACCTTCTAGATTTTGCACCATTGGCATATTTGCTGGTAGATGAAGAAAACCAACTGCTGTGGTGCAATCGGCAAGCGCGGGAAATTTTGTATTTGCAAAGATGGCAACTAGGACAGGTACGCTTATTACTAGAGTTGGTGCGATCGTATGAACTTGACCATTTAATTGAACAAACTCGCGATCGCCAAAAACCACAGACAACAGAGTGGGTATTCCACCCTCCTTGTGATAATGCGGTAGAAATGCCAAAAATCAAATCTTTAACTTTGCGGGCTTCCAGTTTACCATTGCCAGATGGTCAAGTAGGAGTTTTTCTAGAAAATCGCCAACCTCTAGTGGATATGAATCAGGCGCGAGATCGGTCTTTTTCTGATCTGGCTCACGAACTAAGAACGCCACTGACTTCGATTAGTCTGGTTGTAGAAACTTTACAAAACCGTTTGGAACCTCCTTTAAATCGCTGGATTGATCGATTAACGCAAGAAGTTGATCGGCTGATTAATTTGGTGCAAAACTGGTTAGAACTTACCCAAATGGAAGCAACCCCAGACATTCAGTTACGAACCAAACCAGTAGAAATGCGATCGCTGATTATGTCTGTGTGGGAAACTTTAGAACCATTAGCACAGCGTCAGAAGCTATCTTTTAGCTATTTTGGGCCAGAAAATATTTGGATTAAGGCAGATCAAGCTCGCATTTATCAGGTTTTTTTGAACTTGCTAGATAACAGTATCAAATACAGTCATCCTTCTAGTAATATTTTTGTCCAAGCGGAAATTTTATCAGAAAAGGATAATTATACAGATGATTCTGTTTCCTCAATCTTGGAAATAAATCTTATTGATTCAGGAGTCGGCTTTTCTGAGGCAGATTTGCCCCACATTTTTGAGCGATTTTACCGGGGAGATAAAGCACGCACTCATTCCCCGTTAACAGAAGGTAATTCAGTAAAATCGATTGTTGGTAATGGTTTGGGTTTAGCGATCGTCCGGCAAATTCTGCTTGCACATGGTGGTTCTATCAAAGCGATGAATCATCCAGAAACTGGTGGCGCATGGATACAACTTCAATTTCCTGAAGTTGTGGCAAACTCACAACGCCAAGACTATAGTTAA
- the phoU gene encoding phosphate signaling complex protein PhoU, with the protein MKAALYSPSPKNPQLARALRRLERDVLRMGALVEQSFRLSHQALFTRDLAAAEELPRLDKKIDRFYRQIESDCTAIMTLQAPTARDLRCLSAFMQLVRDLERIGDYAKDLAEIAIKIFPYPPHTSLPDIAVMSHHAQAMLATSLVALADLDEVGGRGLKHLDDTVDNAYKNVYQTLAQQRDVPGVVEPILLLALAIRCLERMADHATNIGQRVAYIVTGQRS; encoded by the coding sequence GTGAAAGCTGCTCTTTATAGTCCCAGTCCTAAAAATCCCCAGTTGGCACGCGCTCTAAGACGCTTAGAACGTGACGTGTTACGTATGGGAGCCTTGGTAGAACAATCATTTCGCCTCAGTCACCAAGCGTTATTTACTCGTGACTTAGCAGCAGCTGAGGAACTTCCCAGATTAGATAAAAAAATTGATCGCTTTTATAGACAAATAGAATCAGACTGTACGGCAATCATGACGCTACAAGCACCAACAGCGAGAGATTTACGCTGCTTGAGTGCTTTTATGCAACTAGTGCGAGACTTAGAACGCATTGGTGATTATGCAAAAGATTTAGCTGAAATTGCCATTAAAATTTTTCCTTATCCGCCTCATACTTCTTTACCAGATATTGCAGTCATGTCTCACCATGCACAAGCAATGCTAGCAACTAGCTTAGTAGCTTTGGCTGATTTGGATGAAGTCGGTGGACGAGGTTTAAAACACCTTGATGACACTGTAGACAATGCTTATAAAAATGTTTATCAGACTTTAGCCCAGCAACGGGATGTCCCAGGTGTAGTCGAGCCAATTTTGTTGTTAGCTCTGGCGATTCGTTGTTTAGAACGTATGGCAGATCACGCTACCAATATTGGCCAAAGAGTAGCATACATCGTTACAGGTCAACGTTCGTGA
- a CDS encoding Crp/Fnr family transcriptional regulator, translating to MSFTSLNPNSSSASNNPPLNGQLPQQLFSRREVIPPRNDILWRIERGAVRTVTWSEDGAFITLGYWGPGDLIGYALSNVQPYHIECLTSVETSILPPRIWHLDINALLSHIQHSEELLSIVHRKPISLRLWQFLVWLSEKFGRNVEQGKLIDLNVTHQEISEVLNTTRVTVTRLLQQFEEQGMLLRYKRRIILPLANKLTKNIV from the coding sequence ATGTCTTTTACAAGCCTTAATCCCAACTCTTCTAGTGCATCAAATAACCCTCCACTAAATGGACAGTTACCACAACAGTTATTTAGTCGCAGGGAAGTAATTCCACCACGCAACGATATACTCTGGCGCATCGAACGGGGAGCAGTTCGTACTGTAACTTGGAGTGAAGATGGAGCATTTATTACTCTGGGATATTGGGGTCCAGGAGATCTGATTGGCTATGCCCTGTCCAACGTCCAACCCTACCACATTGAATGTTTAACGAGTGTAGAAACGAGCATTCTGCCACCTCGTATCTGGCATTTGGATATTAATGCTTTATTGTCCCATATTCAACACTCCGAAGAACTGTTAAGCATAGTGCATCGTAAACCAATTTCGCTACGCTTATGGCAGTTTTTAGTATGGTTAAGTGAAAAATTTGGGCGTAATGTAGAACAAGGCAAGCTTATTGATCTAAATGTTACTCATCAGGAAATATCAGAAGTATTAAACACAACTAGAGTCACAGTAACGCGGCTTTTACAACAATTTGAAGAACAAGGAATGCTATTACGCTACAAGCGTCGGATTATTCTACCTTTAGCAAATAAATTAACCAAAAATATAGTTTAA
- a CDS encoding iron uptake porin — protein MTKSFWNVLKVSPVVVAATLIAANSALAAEVNEQVTTVAQLSQESNDIGQVTSVSQFSDVQPTDWAFQALQSLVERYGCIAGYPNGTYRGNRAMTRYEFAAGLNACLDRVNELIATATTDLVTKQDLATLQRLQEEFSAELATLRGRVDALEARTSELEANQFSTTTKLKGEAIFAVAGAFGDERVGGGDLQDNIIFADRVRLSLESSFTGQDNLQVRLNAGNITQFDGGSSSRPNVTGTSMTRLGFDGDTGNSVGIDKVNYAFNLGPARVKVDATGAELYENINVFNPDFKSSGSGALSRYGRFSPIYRTNSGGAGVTVELNPTGAITLSGAYLASNPNNPVDGSGISDGSSTALGQIAFKPSKALNVGLTYAYNYQNSGTGVNLFGSTGSALANRPFGNFASTSNNYGVQATFQPSSKLTVGGWAGYSVATAESGPNKGKNADAFYWATTLGLKDFGREGNLLGFIFGQSPRITESEVAGGEDPDTSYHLEALYKMRFSDNIAITPGVLVIFNPEHNDANDTIYVGTIRTTFSF, from the coding sequence ATGACAAAATCATTCTGGAATGTTCTAAAGGTCAGTCCAGTTGTTGTCGCCGCTACACTTATTGCTGCTAACAGCGCTTTGGCAGCAGAAGTAAATGAACAGGTAACAACTGTTGCCCAATTATCCCAAGAGTCTAACGATATTGGTCAAGTAACATCCGTGTCTCAATTTTCGGATGTACAGCCTACAGATTGGGCATTTCAAGCTTTACAATCACTGGTTGAACGTTATGGCTGTATCGCTGGTTATCCCAACGGTACTTACCGTGGTAATCGGGCTATGACACGTTATGAATTTGCTGCTGGTTTGAATGCTTGTTTAGACCGGGTGAATGAACTGATTGCTACAGCTACAACCGACTTAGTAACTAAGCAAGACCTAGCAACTTTACAGCGCTTGCAAGAAGAATTTTCTGCTGAATTAGCGACCTTGCGTGGTCGTGTTGATGCCCTAGAAGCCCGTACCTCTGAACTAGAAGCTAATCAGTTCTCTACTACCACCAAGTTAAAGGGCGAAGCTATTTTTGCTGTAGCTGGTGCTTTTGGGGATGAAAGAGTAGGTGGTGGCGATTTACAAGATAATATCATTTTCGCTGATCGGGTTCGTCTGAGCTTGGAAAGCAGCTTTACAGGTCAAGACAACTTGCAAGTACGTTTAAATGCTGGTAACATCACTCAATTTGATGGTGGAAGTAGTTCAAGACCCAACGTCACAGGAACTAGCATGACTCGGTTGGGTTTTGATGGCGATACTGGTAACAGTGTTGGAATCGATAAAGTTAATTATGCTTTCAACCTCGGCCCAGCACGCGTTAAAGTTGATGCTACTGGTGCTGAACTTTACGAAAACATCAACGTCTTTAACCCCGACTTTAAAAGTAGTGGTTCAGGTGCGCTCTCCCGTTACGGACGTTTCAGTCCCATTTATCGCACCAATTCCGGTGGTGCTGGTGTAACAGTAGAATTAAATCCCACAGGTGCTATTACTTTAAGTGGGGCTTATCTAGCCAGCAATCCTAATAATCCTGTTGATGGTAGCGGTATTTCCGATGGTAGTAGTACTGCATTGGGTCAAATAGCTTTTAAACCCAGTAAAGCTTTGAACGTGGGTCTGACTTATGCCTACAATTATCAAAACAGTGGCACTGGTGTAAACCTTTTTGGTAGCACAGGCAGTGCTTTGGCAAACAGACCATTTGGTAATTTCGCCTCCACATCCAACAACTATGGTGTACAGGCCACCTTTCAACCAAGTTCAAAACTGACCGTTGGTGGTTGGGCTGGTTATAGTGTCGCTACTGCTGAATCTGGCCCTAACAAAGGAAAAAATGCAGATGCTTTCTACTGGGCTACTACACTCGGATTGAAAGACTTTGGTAGAGAAGGGAACTTACTTGGTTTTATTTTTGGTCAGTCGCCAAGAATTACCGAAAGCGAGGTCGCAGGTGGAGAAGATCCTGATACCTCTTATCATTTAGAAGCTCTTTACAAAATGCGCTTTAGCGACAACATTGCTATCACTCCTGGTGTATTGGTAATCTTCAACCCTGAACACAACGACGCTAACGATACGATCTACGTAGGTACAATTCGTACTACCTTCAGTTTCTAA
- a CDS encoding iron uptake porin produces MFAWLLVAGFNGVAQKAIAQDYRETEANQSANADQFSLENTEPMAQVTSVSQLKDVQPTDWAFQAIQSLVERYGCIAGYPDEKYRGNRSLTRYEFAAGVNACLDRVNELIATGTSDLVTRADLATLQRLQTEFAAELKTLRGRVDSLETRTAEIAANQFSATTKLNGLVIVGVQERTGNRGDVNPRDGIKDTDDGGTNANVISLTQLYLTSQFSPRSYLFTGLLVGKGSTSPRFDNNNVTRDRVSRNDVLLGYEFPTDNWIISDLNFHWLVTDNLAVMVGTDGVSMPYAFRGPNRVESAATGPLSYFAQRNPILNIGYGHGGIAVDWQFAKRASLQAIYTSYNPGNPGQRSGLFDGNTTTGVQLLLTPSDAVDLSLYYVNNYSSDSCLLNFVGDECLTVVDSSTGKSQPLQTNAVGATVNWQVSPHITLGAWGGYTKSYIPGRSGNVETTNYMVFLNFPDLFAKGNLGGIYIGQPPKITSSNLPVGSNVPDFINTGLGRAGGQPGTTTQIEAFYRFQLTDNISITPGIIHILEPGHTPDNDPVTIGILRSSFSF; encoded by the coding sequence ATGTTTGCATGGCTACTAGTTGCAGGATTCAACGGAGTAGCACAAAAAGCGATAGCGCAGGATTACAGAGAAACTGAAGCTAATCAGAGTGCTAATGCAGATCAGTTTTCATTAGAAAATACTGAACCGATGGCACAAGTCACATCGGTTTCACAATTGAAAGATGTACAACCCACCGACTGGGCATTTCAAGCAATCCAGTCTTTGGTAGAACGCTACGGCTGCATTGCAGGTTATCCAGACGAGAAATATCGTGGTAATCGTTCTTTAACTAGGTACGAATTTGCCGCAGGTGTCAATGCTTGTTTAGATCGAGTCAATGAATTAATCGCTACAGGTACAAGTGATTTAGTTACCCGTGCAGATTTAGCAACTTTACAAAGATTACAAACAGAGTTTGCTGCTGAATTAAAGACTTTGCGGGGTCGAGTCGATAGTTTAGAAACCCGTACTGCCGAAATTGCAGCCAATCAATTCTCAGCCACAACTAAACTTAACGGACTAGTGATAGTTGGTGTGCAAGAACGAACTGGCAATCGTGGCGATGTCAATCCTAGAGATGGCATTAAAGATACAGACGATGGGGGTACAAATGCTAATGTCATATCCTTAACCCAACTGTATTTAACCAGTCAATTTAGTCCCCGTAGTTATTTGTTTACAGGTTTGCTAGTTGGTAAAGGTAGCACTAGCCCTAGATTTGACAATAACAATGTTACACGCGATCGCGTTTCTCGAAATGACGTTTTACTTGGCTACGAATTTCCTACCGATAACTGGATTATCAGTGACCTGAATTTTCATTGGCTAGTCACTGATAACTTAGCAGTAATGGTAGGAACAGATGGTGTGAGTATGCCGTATGCTTTCCGGGGGCCAAACCGAGTCGAAAGCGCTGCTACAGGGCCGTTATCTTATTTTGCTCAAAGAAACCCGATTTTAAATATAGGTTACGGACACGGTGGGATTGCTGTAGATTGGCAATTTGCCAAGCGTGCTAGTTTACAGGCAATTTATACTAGTTATAATCCTGGTAATCCTGGTCAGCGCAGTGGTTTGTTTGATGGCAATACTACGACGGGTGTGCAATTGCTGTTAACGCCCAGTGATGCTGTTGATTTGAGTTTGTATTATGTCAATAATTATTCTTCTGACAGTTGTTTACTTAACTTTGTCGGCGACGAATGTTTAACTGTGGTTGATAGTAGTACTGGTAAATCACAACCTCTACAAACTAATGCTGTTGGTGCTACTGTCAATTGGCAAGTTTCACCCCATATTACTTTAGGTGCATGGGGTGGTTATACTAAATCATATATTCCTGGGCGATCGGGCAATGTAGAAACGACAAATTATATGGTGTTTCTGAATTTTCCCGACTTGTTTGCTAAGGGCAATCTGGGGGGAATTTATATCGGACAACCACCCAAAATCACAAGTAGTAATTTACCTGTGGGTAGTAATGTCCCGGACTTTATCAATACCGGTTTAGGACGCGCAGGAGGACAACCGGGTACAACTACACAAATCGAAGCATTTTATCGTTTTCAATTAACAGATAATATCAGTATTACACCAGGGATAATTCATATTTTAGAACCAGGACATACACCAGATAATGACCCTGTGACTATTGGTATTTTAAGAAGTAGCTTTAGTTTTTAA
- a CDS encoding DUF1995 family protein, producing the protein MSELPNSLEDAIAQSRLATQAALADGYTRLQVEYVFPELKPLVVAEDFLPLFAEYESRLKVFFADAGSAALARRDWADAPFKILDIGTSRAASLQSKIQPEDEIFLFINPTSVEVPQIEKLCEAIGDRPLVMLNPRLEDAGIVGIGYTARQTRQRFISTIESCYYLRPVDDQTAILRCYPRQWEIWTETNGNYQKIAELPQKPSGDELDLILSKGQAQTTTDATPAKKPNIFKSLQRFFKALSS; encoded by the coding sequence ATGAGTGAACTTCCCAACAGTCTTGAAGATGCGATCGCCCAGTCACGGTTAGCCACCCAAGCTGCCCTTGCAGATGGCTATACTCGCTTACAAGTTGAGTACGTATTCCCTGAACTTAAACCCTTGGTAGTAGCAGAAGATTTTCTACCACTGTTCGCAGAATACGAGTCTCGCCTGAAAGTTTTCTTTGCTGATGCTGGTAGTGCTGCCTTAGCCCGGCGCGATTGGGCAGATGCGCCATTTAAAATTTTGGATATTGGTACAAGTAGAGCTGCTTCTTTACAGTCTAAAATTCAGCCAGAAGACGAAATTTTTTTATTCATTAACCCCACTTCCGTAGAAGTTCCTCAGATTGAAAAGCTATGTGAAGCCATAGGCGATCGCCCTTTGGTAATGTTAAATCCCCGTCTTGAAGATGCTGGAATTGTCGGTATTGGTTATACAGCTAGGCAAACCCGCCAGCGTTTCATTAGTACGATTGAATCCTGCTATTATCTGCGTCCTGTAGATGATCAAACAGCCATACTACGCTGCTACCCCAGACAGTGGGAAATATGGACAGAAACTAACGGTAACTATCAAAAAATTGCCGAATTACCTCAAAAACCATCCGGCGATGAGTTGGATTTGATTCTCTCTAAGGGACAAGCCCAAACAACAACAGATGCTACACCTGCCAAAAAGCCCAACATATTTAAAAGTTTGCAACGGTTTTTCAAAGCATTAAGTAGTTAG